A single window of Streptomyces aquilus DNA harbors:
- a CDS encoding DUF1579 family protein, which yields MTWTGRVEAGGTGPGTPAMTARGRGSHESVQDGRWIVGTYEQDQYLLDGTPVLTWQLLWVVGWAPQTGDYRATLADDYGRVGVMRGRIDGDRLTFEQIGGESLRLRLVWDATDPQDLVWSNEMSADGGPWTLVEAYHCTPVGHRPQDV from the coding sequence ATGACCTGGACCGGCCGCGTCGAAGCGGGCGGGACGGGACCCGGCACACCGGCGATGACCGCACGCGGCCGGGGCAGCCACGAGTCCGTCCAGGACGGCCGCTGGATCGTCGGCACCTACGAGCAGGACCAGTACCTGCTCGACGGCACCCCCGTCCTGACCTGGCAGCTCCTCTGGGTGGTCGGCTGGGCCCCGCAGACCGGTGACTACCGGGCCACCCTCGCCGACGACTACGGCCGCGTCGGCGTGATGCGAGGCCGTATCGACGGCGACCGGCTGACGTTCGAGCAGATCGGCGGCGAGTCGCTCCGGCTGCGCCTGGTGTGGGACGCGACCGACCCGCAGGACCTGGTGTGGAGCAACGAGATGTCGGCCGACGGCGGACCCTGGACGCTCGTCGAGGCGTACCACTGCACACCGGTGGGGCACCGACCGCAGGACGTATGA
- a CDS encoding flavodoxin domain-containing protein: MSGGVLVAYGTTNGSTAQIAETVAEVLNKAGLQAWARPAASVASVADYDAVVVGGGLYAGRWHRHARRFVRRHHRALAEKPLWLFSSGPLDASASEKDIPPVPGVRRAMTRLDARGHVTFGGRLVEGARGRIAKMIVRNGKGGDFRDFARIEEWAQGIADELTKDATGS; encoded by the coding sequence ATGTCGGGTGGCGTGCTGGTCGCCTACGGGACGACGAACGGATCCACCGCACAGATCGCGGAGACCGTCGCCGAAGTGCTGAACAAGGCGGGCCTGCAGGCATGGGCCCGGCCGGCCGCCTCCGTCGCGAGCGTGGCCGACTACGACGCCGTGGTGGTGGGGGGAGGCTTGTACGCGGGGCGCTGGCACCGGCACGCACGCCGCTTCGTCCGCCGCCATCACCGCGCACTCGCCGAGAAGCCGCTGTGGCTGTTCAGCAGCGGACCGCTGGACGCCTCGGCGTCGGAGAAGGACATCCCGCCGGTGCCCGGTGTCCGGCGGGCCATGACCCGGCTCGACGCCCGCGGCCATGTCACCTTCGGCGGCCGCCTGGTGGAGGGCGCCCGGGGGCGCATCGCCAAGATGATCGTCCGCAACGGAAAGGGCGGCGACTTCCGGGACTTCGCCCGCATCGAGGAGTGGGCCCAGGGCATCGCCGACGAGCTGACGAAGGACGCGACAGGGAGCTGA
- a CDS encoding GNAT family N-acetyltransferase gives MTDDTLDQPSVHALLADGRTVRIRPVRRDDHDQLQGLYEEMSPENLRLRFFAASRRSAARAADRACAPRHFGYRALLAETEGQVIGLAEYDTGGTEPDARTAEISIAVADGLHHRGVGTLLIEHLVSAARAEGITTFTADALSENHEVLRLFADLGLRTARRFEGPEVRCTIALDDSDTYLTAVEERGRGADIASMEPLLRPRAVAVVGAGRKAGSVGRAVLHQLRTGGYTGQLFAVNPGAHAILGVPCHPSVTALPRTPDLAVLAVPAAAVPATAEECGKAGVRALLVVTAGLDAGQAKALLAACREHGMRLVGPNCLGLSNTDPALHLDATFAAGHPRPGTAGVAVQSGGVGIALLDGMSRLGIGVSSFVSLGDKYDVSGNDMLQWWESDGRTDLALLHLESFGSPRAFSRTARRVTRRMPVLTVDAGRTEAGRRAAASHTAAAATRTMTRGALFTQAGVTATRSVGELLEAAALLHSQPLPAGPRVLIVTNAGGAGVLAADACAEAGLTLPTPTPELIDALLAVLPEGAAVGNPVDATAAVSEGQLMDCVDRIMRYGGIDAVLVALVPTAVAAATGDDLVRALTGAPGRRTKPVAAVRLEQALPVELLPTAQGDGTVPSYSEPQAAARALAHAARRAAWLARPAGTVPDLDGVETERAHAAVEAWLQAHPDGGWLDPRDCAELLDCYGIPQLSWAWADTEDAAVLAAQRLRGADGRVVMKAHWPGLLHKSAEHAVHLDLRGDAQVRAAYRDLETRFAGLLTGVVVQPLADRGTELFAGVVQDEVFGPLVLFGLGGTATEILADHAARLAPLTDHDVHDLITAPRCAPLLFGAGGARPVDLAGLEQLLLRLSRMASDLPQLAEADFNPVLATPGGASVLDARLRLLPRRPHDPYLRRLR, from the coding sequence ATGACGGACGACACACTCGACCAGCCCTCGGTCCACGCCCTGCTCGCGGACGGCCGCACGGTCCGCATCCGCCCGGTGCGGCGCGACGACCACGACCAGCTCCAGGGGCTGTACGAGGAGATGTCCCCGGAGAACCTGCGCCTGCGGTTCTTCGCCGCGAGCCGCCGATCGGCCGCGAGGGCCGCCGACCGGGCCTGCGCCCCGCGCCACTTCGGCTACCGGGCGCTGCTGGCCGAGACGGAGGGCCAGGTCATCGGCCTCGCCGAATACGACACCGGCGGCACCGAACCAGACGCCCGCACGGCCGAGATCTCCATCGCGGTCGCCGACGGACTGCACCACCGCGGCGTCGGCACCCTGCTCATCGAACATCTCGTCTCGGCCGCCCGCGCCGAGGGCATCACGACCTTCACCGCCGACGCGCTCAGCGAGAACCACGAGGTGCTGCGGCTCTTCGCCGACCTCGGCCTGCGCACCGCCCGCCGCTTCGAGGGCCCGGAGGTGCGCTGCACCATCGCCCTCGACGACAGCGACACCTACCTCACCGCGGTCGAGGAACGCGGCCGGGGCGCCGACATCGCCAGCATGGAACCGCTGCTGCGACCGCGTGCGGTCGCCGTCGTCGGCGCCGGACGCAAGGCCGGCTCGGTGGGCCGGGCCGTGCTGCACCAGCTGCGCACGGGCGGCTACACCGGGCAGCTCTTCGCGGTGAACCCCGGCGCGCACGCCATCCTCGGCGTGCCCTGCCACCCTTCCGTCACCGCGCTGCCCAGGACGCCGGACCTCGCGGTGCTCGCCGTACCGGCCGCCGCCGTCCCCGCGACCGCCGAGGAGTGCGGCAAGGCGGGCGTGCGCGCCCTCCTCGTCGTCACCGCGGGTCTGGACGCGGGCCAGGCCAAGGCCCTGCTGGCGGCCTGCCGCGAGCACGGCATGCGCCTCGTCGGCCCCAACTGCCTCGGCCTGTCGAACACCGACCCCGCCCTGCACCTCGACGCCACCTTCGCCGCCGGCCACCCGCGCCCCGGCACCGCGGGCGTCGCCGTGCAGTCCGGCGGCGTCGGCATCGCCCTGCTCGACGGGATGTCCCGGCTCGGCATCGGCGTCTCCTCCTTCGTCTCCCTCGGCGACAAGTACGACGTCAGCGGCAACGACATGCTCCAGTGGTGGGAGAGCGACGGCCGCACCGACCTCGCCCTGCTGCACCTGGAGTCCTTCGGCAGCCCCCGCGCCTTCTCCCGCACCGCCCGCCGCGTCACCCGCCGGATGCCGGTCCTCACGGTCGACGCCGGCCGTACCGAGGCCGGACGACGCGCCGCCGCCTCGCACACCGCGGCCGCCGCCACCCGCACCATGACCCGCGGCGCCCTGTTCACCCAGGCCGGCGTCACCGCCACCCGCTCGGTCGGCGAACTCCTCGAAGCCGCCGCCCTGTTGCACTCCCAGCCGCTGCCCGCCGGACCCCGCGTCCTGATCGTCACCAACGCGGGCGGCGCGGGCGTCCTCGCGGCCGACGCCTGCGCCGAGGCCGGGCTCACGCTGCCGACGCCCACCCCCGAACTCATCGACGCACTGCTCGCCGTACTCCCCGAGGGCGCCGCCGTCGGCAACCCCGTCGACGCCACCGCGGCCGTCTCGGAGGGGCAGCTCATGGACTGTGTGGACCGGATCATGCGGTACGGCGGGATCGACGCCGTCCTCGTGGCCCTGGTCCCCACGGCGGTCGCCGCGGCGACCGGCGACGACCTCGTCCGGGCTCTCACCGGCGCCCCCGGGCGGAGGACGAAGCCGGTCGCCGCGGTCCGGCTGGAGCAGGCCCTGCCCGTCGAGCTGCTGCCCACCGCGCAGGGCGACGGCACCGTGCCGTCGTACTCCGAACCCCAGGCGGCGGCACGGGCGTTGGCCCACGCGGCCCGCCGTGCGGCCTGGCTCGCGCGCCCGGCCGGTACGGTCCCCGACCTCGACGGCGTGGAGACGGAACGCGCCCACGCCGCCGTGGAGGCCTGGCTGCAGGCCCATCCGGACGGCGGCTGGCTCGACCCGCGCGACTGCGCCGAACTCCTCGACTGCTACGGCATCCCCCAGCTGTCCTGGGCATGGGCCGACACCGAGGACGCCGCCGTCCTCGCCGCCCAGCGGCTGCGCGGTGCCGACGGCCGGGTCGTGATGAAGGCCCACTGGCCGGGACTGCTGCACAAGAGCGCCGAGCACGCGGTCCACCTCGACCTGCGCGGCGACGCCCAAGTACGCGCCGCCTACCGCGACTTGGAGACCCGGTTCGCCGGCCTGCTGACCGGAGTCGTCGTGCAGCCGCTCGCCGACCGCGGCACCGAGCTGTTCGCGGGGGTCGTGCAGGACGAGGTGTTCGGACCACTCGTCCTCTTCGGGCTCGGCGGCACCGCCACCGAGATCCTCGCCGACCACGCCGCCCGCCTCGCCCCGCTCACCGACCACGACGTGCACGACCTGATCACGGCACCGCGCTGCGCCCCGCTCCTCTTCGGAGCCGGCGGCGCCCGGCCCGTGGACCTCGCAGGCCTCGAACAACTGCTGCTGCGGCTGTCCCGCATGGCGAGCGACCTGCCGCAGCTCGCCGAGGCCGACTTCAACCCCGTTCTCGCGACACCGGGCGGAGCCAGTGTGCTCGATGCGCGCCTACGCCTGCTGCCCCGCAGGCCCCACGACCCGTATCTGCGCCGTCTCCGCTGA
- a CDS encoding NAD(P) transhydrogenase subunit alpha, whose protein sequence is MNDLDLLTAITVFVLSVLVGIEVISKVPATLHTPLMSGSNAVHGIVVVGAMLIAAESHSWLGYTLAFVAMVFGAMNVVGGYVVTDRMLRMFRTKPPAHEKTEV, encoded by the coding sequence ATGAACGACCTCGACCTGCTCACCGCGATCACGGTGTTCGTGCTGAGTGTGCTGGTCGGTATCGAAGTCATCAGCAAGGTCCCCGCGACCCTCCACACCCCGCTGATGTCCGGCTCCAACGCCGTGCACGGCATCGTCGTCGTCGGCGCCATGCTGATCGCGGCCGAGTCGCACAGCTGGCTCGGCTACACGCTGGCCTTCGTGGCGATGGTCTTCGGCGCCATGAACGTCGTCGGCGGATACGTCGTCACGGACCGGATGCTGAGGATGTTCAGGACCAAGCCACCGGCCCACGAGAAGACGGAGGTGTGA
- a CDS encoding GerMN domain-containing protein encodes MSAENATMNRPYRLRRTLVLATAVVLASSLATACGQDDGSGATTPAGADRTSAPGTDGTEGATGNGDTTPGEGGATAPTMPGTPNGPTMPSVPTMPGQGHRQIRTSVYFLHGEQVSPAPRTVAAPTTAAGALRALLAGPSKYEARNGRTTAIPSGTALRSIVVRRHVATIDLSGRYDDGGGSLSMQARLAQVVFTATRFPSIEKVRFELDGKPVTSFGGEGIVLNHPVGRADFEDLAPQILVESPLIGDSVRTPVRVWGSANTFEATFKLKITDAAGRTAADVYVTATSGTGTRGTFDVTIPYRATRSGAGTLTAYWNSLEDGHAVVEDTIPLTLQR; translated from the coding sequence ATGAGTGCCGAGAACGCGACCATGAACAGGCCGTACCGGCTTCGCCGCACGCTGGTCCTCGCCACGGCCGTCGTGTTGGCGTCGTCCCTGGCCACCGCGTGTGGACAGGACGACGGCAGTGGGGCCACCACGCCCGCCGGGGCCGACCGGACGAGCGCGCCGGGCACGGACGGCACGGAAGGGGCGACCGGGAACGGCGACACCACCCCGGGCGAGGGCGGCGCGACCGCTCCCACCATGCCCGGAACGCCGAACGGCCCGACCATGCCGTCGGTGCCGACCATGCCGGGCCAGGGCCACCGTCAGATCCGTACCTCCGTGTACTTCCTGCACGGGGAGCAGGTCTCGCCGGCGCCGCGGACCGTGGCCGCGCCGACCACCGCGGCCGGTGCCCTGCGTGCCTTGCTGGCCGGGCCCAGCAAGTACGAAGCCCGCAACGGTCGCACCACGGCCATTCCCTCGGGAACGGCACTTCGCTCGATCGTGGTCCGCCGGCACGTGGCGACGATCGACCTTTCCGGGCGCTACGACGACGGCGGGGGAAGCCTGTCGATGCAGGCCCGGCTCGCGCAGGTCGTCTTCACCGCGACCCGGTTCCCGTCGATCGAGAAGGTGCGGTTCGAGCTGGACGGCAAGCCGGTGACGTCCTTCGGCGGCGAGGGCATCGTCCTCAACCACCCCGTTGGCCGTGCCGACTTCGAGGACCTGGCCCCGCAGATCCTCGTGGAGTCGCCGCTGATCGGCGACTCCGTCCGGACCCCGGTGCGGGTGTGGGGCAGCGCCAACACCTTCGAGGCGACGTTCAAGCTGAAGATCACCGACGCGGCCGGGCGTACCGCCGCCGACGTCTACGTCACGGCCACCTCCGGCACCGGTACCCGTGGCACGTTCGACGTCACGATCCCCTACCGGGCGACCCGGTCCGGCGCCGGGACGCTGACCGCGTACTGGAACTCGCTGGAGGACGGTCACGCCGTGGTCGAGGACACGATTCCGCTGACGCTGCAGCGGTGA
- a CDS encoding Hsp20/alpha crystallin family protein produces the protein MGMIELLHGRPTLPDLFGWVEAGHPGTHGVPGLHAIRVEEHLTDEAYVLRAELPGLDPARDVEITVEGGLLTLRAERAAELTEKHRTEFRYGTFARCVRLPAGAKGDKATAVYQDGVLTITVPVPRAKSGTTTIPVRHG, from the coding sequence ATGGGAATGATCGAGCTGCTGCACGGCCGGCCGACCCTGCCCGACCTGTTCGGCTGGGTCGAGGCCGGGCACCCCGGGACGCACGGCGTCCCCGGACTGCACGCGATCCGCGTCGAGGAGCACCTCACGGACGAGGCGTACGTGCTGCGGGCCGAGCTCCCCGGCCTCGACCCCGCGCGGGACGTCGAGATCACCGTCGAGGGAGGGCTGCTGACGCTGCGCGCCGAGCGCGCCGCGGAGCTCACCGAGAAGCACCGCACCGAGTTCCGGTACGGCACCTTCGCCCGCTGCGTCCGGCTGCCGGCCGGGGCGAAGGGCGACAAGGCGACCGCCGTGTACCAGGACGGCGTGCTGACGATCACGGTCCCGGTGCCCAGGGCGAAGTCGGGCACCACGACCATTCCGGTGCGGCACGGCTGA
- a CDS encoding CBS domain-containing protein: protein MKHNKVGSVMTTDVVRAQYGTPFKEVARLLGEHRISGLPVVDEDEKVVGVISETDLMVRQADAPDPYEPKKRFRFAALTRRGRARAVKARARTAGQLMTTPPVTVLADDTIVEAARTMAEHHIERLPVLDEEQRLVGIVTRRDLLQVFLRPDAEIRAAVIDEVLIRALWLPPRSVEVAVVEGVVTLSGHMERKSETEIAVSMTRQIDGVVDVVSKLTYRLDDSRVEPAAQALHGIGDDWLRKL, encoded by the coding sequence ATGAAGCACAACAAGGTCGGCTCCGTCATGACCACGGACGTCGTCCGCGCCCAGTACGGCACGCCGTTCAAGGAAGTGGCCCGGCTGCTGGGCGAGCACCGCATCAGCGGACTGCCGGTGGTCGACGAGGACGAGAAGGTCGTCGGCGTCATCTCCGAGACCGATCTCATGGTTCGGCAGGCCGACGCCCCGGACCCCTACGAACCGAAGAAGCGCTTCCGGTTCGCCGCGCTCACCCGCCGGGGCCGTGCGCGGGCCGTGAAGGCCAGGGCCCGTACGGCAGGCCAGTTGATGACCACGCCGCCCGTCACGGTCCTCGCCGACGACACCATCGTCGAGGCCGCCCGCACCATGGCCGAGCACCACATCGAGCGGCTGCCCGTCCTGGACGAGGAGCAGCGCCTGGTCGGCATCGTCACCCGCCGCGACCTCCTCCAGGTCTTCCTGCGGCCCGACGCCGAGATCCGTGCCGCGGTCATCGACGAGGTTCTGATCCGCGCCCTGTGGCTGCCGCCGAGGAGTGTCGAGGTGGCCGTGGTCGAGGGCGTCGTCACGCTCTCCGGACACATGGAACGCAAGAGCGAGACGGAGATCGCCGTCTCGATGACCCGCCAGATCGACGGCGTGGTCGATGTCGTCAGCAAGCTCACCTACCGCCTCGACGACTCCCGTGTGGAGCCCGCGGCACAGGCGCTGCACGGCATCGGCGACGACTGGCTGCGCAAGCTGTGA
- a CDS encoding Hsp20/alpha crystallin family protein has translation MSGMIERLPLWPTLPDLFGWVEGGLPGAHMAVGTHGIRIEEHLAGETYVLRAELPGIDPAKDVEITVTEGVLTLRAERGEETAEKHRTEFRYGTFTRSVRLPAGANGDEATAEYKDGVLTITVPVPEAKAGTRTIPVRHG, from the coding sequence ATGAGCGGCATGATCGAGCGGCTGCCCCTCTGGCCCACGCTGCCCGACCTGTTCGGCTGGGTCGAGGGCGGGTTGCCCGGGGCGCACATGGCCGTCGGTACGCACGGCATCCGGATCGAGGAGCACCTCGCGGGCGAGACGTACGTGCTGCGGGCGGAGCTGCCGGGGATCGACCCCGCCAAGGACGTCGAGATCACTGTCACGGAAGGCGTCCTGACCTTGCGGGCCGAGCGCGGTGAGGAGACCGCGGAGAAGCACCGCACGGAGTTCCGGTACGGGACCTTCACCCGTTCCGTCCGGCTGCCCGCCGGAGCCAACGGCGACGAAGCGACCGCGGAGTACAAGGACGGCGTCCTGACCATCACGGTCCCGGTGCCCGAGGCGAAGGCAGGCACCCGGACCATCCCGGTGCGGCACGGCTGA
- a CDS encoding zinc-dependent alcohol dehydrogenase family protein: MKGFVFHGPGQSSWEDVPDPGVKEPTDAIVRVDTVTICGTDLHILKGDVPEVRPGTVLGHEAVGEIVEVGGDVRTVRPGDRVLVSCITACGRCRYCREGGYGQCRGGGGWILGHLIDGTQAEYVRVPYADLSVHPLPSTLESQDAVLLADIFPTAYEVGVLNGRVRPGDTVAVVGAGPIGLAAVATARLFAPERIVVVDLAASRLEAARSFGADAVAFAGESPEQLIADLTDGLGADVAIEAVGVPETFELCTRMVRPGGHVANVGVHGRPATLHLEELWIKNLTITTGLVDTHSTPTLLRMAAAGRLPTSSLVTHTFPLDAMEEAYDVFARAADTGALKVVLGGPRHDVVAVPAA; this comes from the coding sequence ATGAAGGGCTTCGTCTTCCACGGGCCCGGACAGTCCTCCTGGGAGGACGTCCCGGACCCCGGTGTCAAGGAACCCACGGACGCGATCGTCCGCGTCGACACCGTCACCATCTGCGGAACGGACCTGCACATCCTCAAGGGCGACGTGCCCGAGGTCCGCCCCGGGACCGTCCTCGGGCACGAGGCGGTCGGCGAGATCGTCGAGGTCGGCGGAGACGTCCGCACCGTGCGCCCGGGGGACCGCGTCCTCGTCTCCTGCATCACCGCCTGCGGGCGCTGCCGCTACTGCCGTGAGGGCGGCTACGGCCAGTGCCGGGGCGGCGGGGGCTGGATCCTCGGCCACCTCATCGACGGCACTCAGGCCGAGTACGTACGGGTCCCGTACGCCGACCTGTCCGTCCACCCGCTGCCCAGCACCCTGGAGAGCCAGGACGCCGTGTTGCTGGCCGACATCTTCCCGACGGCCTACGAGGTGGGCGTGCTCAACGGGCGGGTTCGGCCCGGGGACACCGTCGCTGTCGTCGGTGCCGGTCCCATCGGGCTGGCGGCCGTGGCCACGGCCCGGCTGTTCGCCCCCGAGCGGATCGTCGTCGTGGACCTGGCCGCGTCCCGGCTGGAGGCCGCCCGGTCGTTCGGCGCCGACGCGGTGGCCTTCGCCGGCGAGTCTCCCGAGCAGCTGATCGCCGACCTCACCGACGGACTCGGCGCGGACGTGGCCATCGAGGCCGTCGGCGTGCCGGAGACCTTCGAGCTGTGCACCCGCATGGTGCGGCCCGGCGGGCACGTGGCCAACGTCGGCGTGCACGGCAGGCCGGCCACCCTGCACCTCGAAGAACTGTGGATCAAGAACCTGACCATCACCACCGGTCTCGTCGACACCCACTCCACACCCACCCTGCTGCGGATGGCGGCCGCCGGTCGGCTGCCGACCTCGTCGCTGGTCACCCACACCTTCCCGTTGGACGCCATGGAAGAGGCGTACGACGTCTTCGCCCGCGCCGCTGACACCGGCGCGCTCAAGGTGGTGCTGGGCGGGCCGCGGCACGACGTCGTCGCCGTACCGGCGGCCTGA
- a CDS encoding NAD(P)(+) transhydrogenase (Re/Si-specific) subunit beta, translating into MTTVSDTVHYVFLAAAACFVLGLHLMNHPRTARRGNTLSGTAMSVAVAATVWLVADEGAISRTGWLVLAGGGLLGAALGLWAAREVRMTAMPQLVSLFNAVGGGAAALIAVNDLLQADTPAAIGARVSVPAALDIVIGAVTFSGSLIAAGKLQGVVSGAPVVFPGARLLNVLLPASFVAGTAWLVLAPESRTALYGLTVVALLFGVTMVLPIGGADMPVVIALLNAFTGSAVAMAGFVLDETALIIAGMLVSSSGGILTKLMADAMNRSVANIVVGGFGTGDGAPTATGSGVPAQVRSVSADDVAIQLAYASKVVLVPGYGLAAAQAQHELGDLAELLTDHGVDVSYAVHPVAGRMPGHMNVLLAEANVPYTQLKEMDEINPEFPQADVALVIGANDVTNPIARRPGNAISGMPILDVDKAKSVVVIKRSMGHGYAGVDNELYTDPRTGMFFTDAKKGLAELKSSVAEFVT; encoded by the coding sequence ATGACCACTGTCTCCGACACCGTCCACTACGTCTTCCTGGCCGCGGCCGCCTGCTTCGTGCTCGGCCTGCACCTGATGAACCATCCGCGCACGGCACGCCGCGGCAACACCCTGTCCGGCACGGCCATGAGCGTCGCTGTCGCCGCCACCGTGTGGCTCGTGGCCGACGAGGGCGCCATCAGCCGCACCGGCTGGCTGGTGCTGGCCGGTGGTGGGCTCCTCGGCGCGGCGCTCGGGCTGTGGGCCGCGCGCGAGGTGCGGATGACCGCCATGCCCCAACTGGTCAGCCTCTTCAACGCCGTCGGCGGCGGGGCCGCCGCGCTGATCGCCGTCAACGACCTGCTTCAGGCCGACACCCCGGCTGCGATCGGAGCCCGGGTCTCGGTCCCCGCGGCACTCGACATCGTCATCGGCGCGGTCACGTTCTCCGGCTCACTGATCGCCGCGGGCAAGCTCCAGGGCGTCGTCTCCGGCGCGCCGGTGGTGTTCCCGGGGGCACGGCTGCTGAACGTACTGCTGCCCGCCTCCTTCGTCGCCGGCACGGCCTGGCTGGTGCTGGCTCCGGAGTCCCGCACCGCGCTGTACGGACTCACCGTGGTGGCACTGCTGTTCGGCGTGACGATGGTGCTGCCGATCGGCGGGGCCGACATGCCGGTCGTCATCGCCCTGCTGAACGCCTTCACCGGCTCCGCGGTCGCGATGGCGGGCTTCGTCCTCGACGAGACCGCGCTGATCATCGCGGGCATGCTCGTCAGCTCCTCCGGCGGCATTCTCACCAAGCTGATGGCCGACGCCATGAACCGGTCCGTCGCCAACATCGTGGTCGGCGGCTTCGGCACCGGCGACGGTGCCCCCACGGCAACCGGATCCGGCGTCCCGGCTCAGGTGCGCTCGGTCTCCGCCGACGACGTGGCGATCCAGCTGGCCTACGCGAGCAAGGTCGTGCTCGTCCCCGGTTACGGTCTCGCCGCCGCGCAGGCCCAGCACGAACTGGGCGACCTGGCCGAGCTGCTGACCGATCATGGCGTCGACGTCAGCTACGCCGTCCACCCGGTCGCCGGCCGGATGCCGGGCCACATGAACGTGCTGCTGGCCGAGGCGAACGTGCCGTACACGCAGCTCAAGGAGATGGACGAGATCAACCCCGAGTTCCCGCAGGCGGACGTCGCCCTGGTGATCGGCGCGAACGACGTGACGAATCCCATCGCCCGCCGCCCCGGCAACGCGATCTCCGGGATGCCGATCCTCGACGTGGACAAGGCGAAGAGCGTCGTCGTCATCAAGCGCTCCATGGGGCACGGCTACGCGGGCGTCGACAACGAGCTCTACACCGACCCGAGGACCGGCATGTTCTTCACCGACGCGAAGAAGGGGCTGGCCGAACTCAAGTCGTCGGTGGCGGAGTTCGTCACCTGA
- a CDS encoding NAD(P) transhydrogenase subunit alpha — MATVTVGAVRERAPGERRVALVPETVTLLRRVGLDVLVETGAGSGAWFTDADYTATGAETVAAEDLYARADVVLCVGPPDAATTASLRSGQTLAGLLEPLRHPDLVADLHRRGVRTLSLDLLPRTLSRAQSMDALTSQASVAGYKAALLAAESYDRFFPMLTTAAGTMRPAQVLVLGAGVAGLQAIATARRLGAVVTAYDVRPESRGEVESLGARFLDVKSPPHAGPGAGLGGYARELTDQEQRDQREATDAHIARSDVVITTAQVPGHRPPLLVSTAALERMKPGSVVVDLATGELGGNVEGSEPDKTDVLDNGVTVIGAGRLPSAMATAASTAYARNLVALLRHLVREGELVLDPADEITGALMGGGPS, encoded by the coding sequence ATGGCCACCGTCACCGTGGGAGCCGTACGGGAAAGGGCGCCCGGCGAACGCCGCGTCGCCCTCGTCCCCGAGACCGTCACCCTGCTGCGCCGAGTGGGCCTCGACGTCCTCGTCGAGACGGGGGCGGGGTCCGGCGCCTGGTTCACCGACGCCGACTACACCGCCACCGGCGCCGAGACCGTGGCGGCCGAGGACCTGTACGCGCGGGCCGACGTAGTGCTGTGCGTGGGGCCGCCGGACGCGGCGACCACCGCCTCCCTGCGCTCCGGGCAGACCCTGGCCGGGCTGCTGGAGCCGCTGCGCCACCCCGATCTGGTGGCGGACCTCCACCGGCGCGGCGTACGCACCCTGAGCCTCGACCTGCTGCCGCGCACCCTCAGTCGCGCCCAGTCCATGGACGCGCTGACCTCGCAGGCCTCCGTCGCCGGGTACAAGGCGGCGCTGCTGGCCGCCGAGTCCTACGACCGGTTCTTCCCGATGCTGACCACCGCGGCGGGCACCATGCGCCCCGCCCAGGTGCTGGTCCTCGGCGCCGGAGTGGCCGGGCTCCAGGCGATCGCCACCGCCCGCCGCCTCGGCGCCGTGGTCACGGCGTACGACGTACGCCCCGAGTCACGAGGGGAGGTGGAATCGCTGGGTGCCCGGTTCCTCGATGTCAAGAGCCCTCCGCACGCGGGACCGGGCGCCGGACTCGGCGGTTACGCAAGGGAGTTGACGGACCAGGAGCAGCGGGACCAGCGCGAGGCGACGGACGCGCACATCGCGCGCTCCGACGTCGTGATCACCACCGCCCAGGTCCCCGGCCACCGCCCCCCGCTGCTGGTGAGCACGGCGGCGCTGGAGCGGATGAAGCCGGGCTCGGTCGTCGTCGACCTGGCGACGGGTGAACTCGGCGGGAACGTCGAGGGCTCCGAGCCCGACAAGACCGACGTCCTCGACAACGGGGTCACCGTGATCGGGGCCGGCCGGCTGCCGTCCGCGATGGCCACCGCCGCGTCCACCGCGTACGCCCGCAACCTCGTCGCACTCCTGCGCCACCTGGTGCGTGAAGGCGAACTCGTCCTCGACCCGGCCGACGAGATCACGGGAGCCCTGATGGGAGGCGGACCGTCATGA